Proteins from a genomic interval of Fusarium oxysporum Fo47 chromosome I, complete sequence:
- a CDS encoding tethering complex subunit PEP5 — MATTDAIPPEHDRQGQRRRPFSTWVKKLTNFKSSDGERQKRHKKRSHKKNNPYPESGQVGNGVTNGTSACTFTTTQTGTSNTSVDRSARTSREDQGPPTIGRGSVAGTVLTDHEASHSLMAPSHRASSVAGTSRTVGGGVESRRGGDSTFSSPAPSVRSLTTTLTTIQSMAPNGPGQAQHHASQHHGNTQSIQFTQPFPTTGTPASAIPPHLAPTGNPTTYTSATANNLLTDNASILTLASSSKRRRRRSLDTDASVRALAPSSLWGGSRESLPLSVLSANIDPMGMPTTPGIHGNPRMGTERTSIYSATGVGPAISGDRNSYYAKQGDAASVRMMGRVLWSSSHCGARQAPVAPQLSVPPSSSHRGSSSPIQDIPECFKMAISWKSFDFFDVVQINIADDETRQLFEGSEISSVCAGSDSLFLGSFDGYVSIINKSWKIVKRFQAYEAGSITHMRQVEGTSLLLTVAEDMSSEPVLKVWALDKLVKKTNTPTCLSTVMINNNRRQFPISAFAATDDLTQIAVGFTNGAVTVIRGELVHDLGTKQRIVFESEEPITGVELAWDAVQKLTTLFVSTTSRILKLGLSKKGHGLPPKTIEDAGCAVGCMTRDPNTDGVIVARDDAIYTYTLDGRGPPKAYESPKSKIDVYNEYVALACPPASSTAKDSEAMRRRFGNTTTNSLFNASSFVLLDMDLRVIGHTETLMSPVGHFVDIWGDFFTVLQDGKVYRYHEKSLQQRLEMLYQRNMFPLAIELAQKSGMDNEQQSLIYRRFGDHLYQKADYDGAMVQYIRAIDTTEPSQVIRKYLDTQRIHNLIQYLEQLHEHRKATADHTTLLLNCYAKLKDINKLEKFIKSPGDLKFDLDTAIAMCRQGGYYEQAAYLAKKHGETDLVVDILIEDSKNYVEALDYVWRQDPDIAYPCLQKYARVLIENCPQDATKLFVDYYTGNYRPRRTITVHNEIDTPTSGGFAAGAASAVQNLSNLLPLPYMNTSSVASPGTVGNTRAVVSDGNIIVDNDDIPAPKYTPPPPRTAFSSFIDHPDEFIVFLEACLEEKELKSSDRTDLYTTLFEMYLYKASEKKGQDHKEEWEAKAKKLIQGEHVPMESSNVLLLSHLADFQDGTILVKEQAGLRFDIFRSYTSAKDTRGAMKALRKYGPEEPQLYPAALAYLTSDQRVLEEAGPDELANVLNKIDKDGLMAPLQVIQTLVGQSSGGGVATMGMIKPYLHETITRERKEIATNRNRINNLRGDTEKRREELADLGSKPAVFQATWCSDCSQRLDLPAVHFLCKHSFHQRCVRNGGNDGDAECPKCAPENDMIRKMREGQKERAGKHDLFKMDLENSEDRFSTLAEWFSGGVMDGQSAE, encoded by the exons ATGGCGACGACCGACGCGATACCTCCAGAGCATG ACCGTCAAGGTCAACGCAGGAGACCGTTTTCGACATGGGTTAAGAAACTCACCAACTTTAAATCATCCGATGGTGAACGCCAAAAGAGACACAAGAAACGCAGTCACAAGAAGAACAACCCTTACCCGGAATCTGGACAGGTCGGCAACGGTGTAACCAACGGAACGAGTGCATGCACTTTCACCACTACACAGACGGGTACAAGCAATACCAGTGTGGACCGATCCGCCCGGACATCTCGAGAAGATCAGGGACCGCCAACGATCGGGCGTGGAAGTGTGGCCGGTACGGTGTTGACAGATCATGAGGCCTCCCATTCCCTCATGGCACCCAGCCATAGGGCAAGTTCTGTCGCCGGGACGAGCCGTACCGTTGGTGGAGGAGTTGAATCTAGGAGGGGGGGAGACAGTACTTTTTCAAGTCCAGCACCATCTGTGAGGTCTTTGACGACGACCTTGACTACGATACAGTCAATGGCGCCTAACGGGCCTGGGCAAGCTCAGCATCATGCTTCACAGCACCATGGCAACACGCAGTCTATTCAATTCACCCAACCGTTCCCCACTACAGGGACGCCAGCATCGGCCATCCCGCCCCATTTGGCGCCAACTGGCAACCCAACGACTTACACGTCTGCAACCGCCAATAATTTACTTACAGATAACGCATCTATCCTGACTTTGGCGTCATCAAGTAAGCGACGACGAAGGCGTTCTCTCGATACCGATGCATCTGTGCGTGCTCTTGCACCTTCATCACTTTGGGGTGGCAGTCGTGAAAGTTTACCACTTAGTGTTCTGAGTGCGAACATCGACCCGATGGGTATGCCTACTACTCCCGGTATTCACGGCAACCCTCGAATGGGAACAGAACGCACGAGCATTTACTCTGCAACAGGTGTTGGGCCTGCGATTTCTGGTGATCGAAACAGCTACTATGCCAAACAAGGGGACGCTGCAAGTGTTCGAA TGATGGGTCGGGTGCTGTGGAGTAGCAGCCACTGTGGCGCTAGGCAAGCTCCTGTAGCTCCCCAGCTCAGCGTcccaccatcgtcatcgcaCCGCggctcatcttctccaattCAAGACATTCCCGAATGCTTCAAGATGGCCATCTCA TGGAAGTCGTTTGACTTCTTCGACGTCGTCCAAATAAACATCGCCGACGACGAAACCCGACAGCTCTTCGAGGGCAGCGAGATCTCGAGCGTTTGCGCAGGCTCCGATAGCCTTTTCCTTGGATCGTTCGATGGATATGTCAGCATAATAAACAAGTCATGGAAGATTGTCAAGCGCTTCCAGGCTTACGAGGCTGGGAGCATCACGCATATGCGCCAGGTCGAAGGAACAAGTCTTTTGTTGACAGTTGCG GAAGATATGAGCAGTGAGCCTGTTCTTAAGGTGTGGGCGCTCGATAAGCTTGTTAAGAAGACCAACACACCGACATGTCTGAGCACGGTCATGATCAATAATAACCGACGGCAATTTCCC ATATCTGCGTTTGCGGCTACGGACGATCTTACACAAATCGCCGTAGGATTCACTAACGGCGCAGTTACCGTAATTCGAGGTGAATTGGTCCACGATCTTGGTACGAAGCAACGAATTGTTTTCGAATCAGAAGAGCCTATCACCGGTGTTGAGCTCGCATGGGATGCGGTACAAAAGCTCACCACTTTGTTTGTTTCCACGACCTCACGAATACTGAAGCTCGGTTTATCCAAAAAGGGCCATGGATTACCGCCCAAGACCATCGAAGATGCCGGATGCGCAGTGGGCTGCATGACGCGTGACCCAAATACAGACGGTGTCATTGTTGCGCGCGACGATGCTATCTACACATACACGTTAGACGGTCGAGGGCCACCCAAGGCGTATGAATCGCCAAAGAGCAAGATTGATGTTTACAATGAATATGTTGCGCTTGCGTGCCCGCCAGCAAGCAGCACTGCGAAAGATTCTGAGGCAATGAGGCGACGCTTTGGTAACACTACTACTAATTCTCTATTCAATGCGTCGTCTTTTGTGTTGCTGGATATGGATCTTCGAGTTATCGGTCATACAGAGACTTTGATGTCGCCTGTGGGACACTTTGTTGACATCTGGGGCGATTTCTTCACAGTTCTCCAAGATGGCAAG GTTTACCGGTATCATGAGAAAAGTTTGCAGCAACGACTAGAAATGCTGTATCAGAGGAACATGTTTCCTTTGGCTATCGAGCTGGCGCAAAAGTCTGGGATGGATAATGAGCAGCAAAGCCTTATTTACCGTCGATTCGGCGATCACCTATACCAAAAAGCCGACTATGACGGCGCCATGGTTCAGTATATTCGAGCAATTGATACGACTGAGCCATCACAGGTCATTCGCAAG TACCTCGATACACAACGCATTCATAACCTAATCCAATATCTGGAACAACTCCACGAACATCGAAAAGCCACTGCGGACCACACaacccttctcctcaactgCTATGCAAAGCTCAaagacatcaacaagcttgAAAAGTTCATCAAGTCTCCGGGCGACCTCAAGTTTGATCTTGATACAGCAATTGCAATGTGCCGACAAGGCGGATACTACGAGCAGGCTGCATACCTTGCCAAGAAGCACGGCGAGACTGATCTTGTGGTGGATATCTTGATAGAGGACTCCAAGAACTATGTCGAAGCGCTCGACTATGTTTGGCGTCAGGATCCTGATATC GCATACCCTTGTCTACAGAAATACGCCCGAGTGCTCATTGAGAATTGTCCTCAAGATGCTACCAAGTTATTCGTGGACTACTATACAGGAAATTACCGACCTCGGCGCACTATAACGGTGCATAACGAGATTGATACGCCCACCAGCGGCGGCTTTGCAGCTGGAGCAGCCAGCGCTGTTCAGAACTTGTCCAATCTGCTGCCTCTACCTTATATGAATACATCTTCGGTCGCATCTCCAGGAACAGTCGGAAACACAAGGGCTGTGGTTAGCGACGGAAACATTATTGTGGATAACGACGATATACCTGCACCAAAGTATACCCCTCCTCCCCCAAGAACCGCATTCTCATCGTTCATCGATCACCCCGACGAGTTTATCGTCTTCCTCGAAGCATGTCTCGAAGAAAAGGAGCTCAAGTCGAGCGATCGAACAGATCTTTACACTACCCTCTTTGAGATGTACTTGTACAAGGCAAGCGAAAAGAAAGGACAGGATCACAAGGAGGAATGGGAGGCCAAGGCGAAGAAGCTCATTCAGGGTGAGCACGTGCCAATGGAGAGCTCGAATGTTCTACTTCTCTCGCATCTTGCGGATTTCCAAGATGGAACTATCCTTGTCAAGGAACAGGCAGGACTCCGTTTTGACATTTTTAGATCTTACACATCGGCTAAGGACACACGAGGCGCCATGAAGGCACTCAGAAAGTACGGTCCTGAGGAACCGCAGTTGTATCCAGCTGCCCTGGCATATCTCACTTCTGACCAAAGGGTACTAGAGGAAGCCGGCCCTGATGAGTTGGCCAACGTGCTAAACAAGATCGACAAAGATGGACTCATGGCTCCTTTGCAGGTTATCCAAACACTTGTAGGTCAATCTTCAGGCGGCGGCGTAGCTACCATGGGCATGATCAAACCATACCTTCACGAGACAATCACAAGAGAGCGCAAAGAAATTGCTACCAACCGCAACCGCATCAACAATCTTCGTGGCGATACAGAAAAGCGCCGCGAAGAGCTTGCAGACCTAGGCTCCAAACCAGCTGTTTTCCAAGCAACCTGGTGCTCAGACTGCAGCCAGCGCCTTGACCTTCCAGCCGTCCACTTCCTCTGCAAACACAGCTTCCACCAACGCTGCGTTCGAAACGGCGGCAACGACGGTGATGCGGAATGTCCCAAATGCGCACCCGAAAACGACATGATCCGCAAGATGCGCGAGGGACAGAAGGAGCGGGCGGGCAAGCATGATCTTTTCAAGATGGACTTGGAGAACAGCGAGGATAGGTTTAGTACGCTTGCGGAGTGGTTCTCTGGAGGTGTTATGGATGGGCAGAGTGCTGAGTGA